A region from the Medicago truncatula cultivar Jemalong A17 chromosome 6, MtrunA17r5.0-ANR, whole genome shotgun sequence genome encodes:
- the LOC11414501 gene encoding ADP-glucose phosphorylase, translated as MSSSSTSKNQNSPQLRKDIIFNRWVIFSPARSKRPSDFKSKSSSSSSSNPTGVRCPFCIGNEHQCAPEIFRVPDNNPNWKIRVIENLYPALSRELADPVDETGSASSVLDGFGFHDVVIETPDHDVVLSDLEREGIGEVFVAYCDRILELGKRNSIKYVQVFKNHGAAAGASMSHSHSQMIALPIIPPSVSARLGSMKEYFDQTGKCSICEIQQEDLLIDSSTYFFSLVPYAASFPFEIWIVPRYHSAHFHELDAEKAADLGGLLKQMLRKISLQLNDPPFNFMIHTSPLHGDESELAYTHWFIQIVPQLIGTAGFELATGCYINPVFPEDAAKILREVNV; from the exons atgtcatcatcttcaacctcaaaAAACCAAAACTCACCACAACTTCGTAAAGACATAATCTTCAACCGTTGGGTTATCTTCTCACCAGCAAGATCAAAACGACCCTCCGATTTCAAatccaaatcatcatcatcatcatcatccaatcCCACTGGTGTTCGTTGCCCGTTCTGTATTGGCAACGAACACCAATGTGCACCCGAGATATTTCGGGTGCCAGATAATAACCCGAACTGGAAGATTCGGGTTATTGAGAATCTTTATCCTGCTCTATCACGCGAACTTGCAGACCCAGTTGATGAAACTGGGTCTGCAAGTTCGGTGTTGGATGGGTTTGGATTTCATGATGTTGTTATTGAAACTCCGGATCATGATGTGGTGTTGTCTGATTTGGAGAGGGAGGGGATTGGAGAGGTTTTTGTTGCTTATTGTGATAGGATTCTCGAGCTTGGGAAAAGGAACTCTATCAAATATGTTCAg GTGTTTAAAAACCATGGTGCTGCAGCTGGTGCATCAATGAGTCATTCTCATAGTCAAATGATTGCCCTGCCCATTATTCCACCTAGTGTTTCTGCCCGTCTTGGAAGTATGAAGGAATATTTTGATCAGACCGGCAAATGTTCTATTTGTGAAATTCAACAGGAGGATCTATTGATTGATTCATCGACATACTTCTTTTCATTGGTTCCTTATGCCGCTTCATTTCCTTTTGAGATATGGATTGTTCCTCGATATCACTCTGCTCATTTCCATGAGCTGGATGCGGAAAAG GCAGCTGATCTTGGAggtttgttgaaacaaatgctTAGGAAGATATCTTTGCAGTTGAATGATCCGCCATTCAACTTTATGATTCACACAAGTCCACTGCATGGCGATGAGTCAGAGTTGGCATACACACATTGGTTTATACAGATAGTACCTCAACTTATCGGGACAGCGGGTTTCGAGCTCGCAACTGGATGTTACATAAATCCAGTTTTCCCTGAGGATGCTGCAAAGATTCTAAGAGAAGTGAATGTTTAA
- the LOC11414500 gene encoding probable glutamate dehydrogenase 3, with protein MNALAATNRNFKLASRLLGLDSKIEKSLLIPFREIKVECSIPKDDGTLATYVGFRIQHDNSRGPMKGGIRYHPEVEPDEVNALAQLMTWKTAVANLPYGGAKGGIGVDPSELSASELERLTRVFTQKIHDLIGVHTDVPAPDMGTGPQTMAWILDEYSKFHGHSPAVVTGKPIDLGGSLGRDAATGRGVLFATEALLNEYGKSVSGQRFVIQGFGNVGSWAAQLINEKGGKIVAVSDITGAIKNSNGLDIPSLLKYSKENRGIKGFHGGDSIDPKSILVEDCDVLIPAALGGVINRENANEIKAKFIVEAANHPTDPDADEILKKKGVVILPDIYANSGGVTVSYFEWVQNIQGFMWNEEKVNNELKTYMTKGFKDVKEMCQTHNCDLRMGAFTLAVNRVARATVLRGWEA; from the exons ATGAATGCACTAGCAGCCACCAATAGGAACTTTAAGTTGGCCTCTAGGCTTTTGGGATTGGATTCAAAGATTGAGAAAAGTTTGTTGATTCCATTCAGAGAAATTAAG GTGGAGTGTAGCATCCCTAAAGATGATGGAACCTTGGCTACATATGTTGGATTCAGAATTCAACATGATAACTCTAGAGGCCCTATGAAAGGAGGGATCAGATACCATCCTGAG GTTGAACCAGATGAAGTGAATGCATTAGCACAACTAATGACATGGAAAACAGCAGTAGCAAATTTACCATATGGTGGTGCCAAAGGAGGGATAGGGGTTGACCCTTCAGAGTTAAGTGCTTCTGAGTTAGAAAGGCTTACTAGAGTTTTTACTCAGAAGATTCATGATCTTATTGGAGTTCATACTGATGTGCCTGCACCTGATATGGGAACAGGACCACAG ACAATGGCATGGATACTAGATGAGTATTCAAAATTTCATGGTCATTCTCCTGCAGTAGTGACTGGAAAACCTATA GATCTTGGTGGATCTCTAGGAAGAGATGCTGCTACTGGAAGAGGTGTCCTCTTTGCAACTGAGGCTTTGCTTAATGAATATGGAAAGAGTGTATCTGGTCAACGGTTTGTCATACag GGTTTTGGAAATGTGGGGTCATGGGCTGCACAATTAATAAATGAAAAGGGTGGAAAAATTGTTGCTGTAAGTGACATAACAGGAGCTATAAAGAACAGCAATGGTCTTGACATTCCAAGCCTACTTAAGTATTCCAAAGAGAATAGAGGAATTAAAGGATTTCATGGTGGTGATTCAATTGATCCTAAGTCAATTTTGGTTGAAGATTGTGATGTTCTTATCCCTGCTGCTCTTGGTGGAGTCATCAATAG GGAAAATGCAAATGAGATTAAAGCCAAATTTATTGTGGAAGCAGCCAATCACCCAACTGACCCAGATGCAGATGAG attttgaaaaagaaagggGTTGTGATCCTTCCAGACATATATGCAAATTCAGGAGGAGTTACAGTTAGCTACTTTGAGTGGGTCCAG AACATACAAGGATTCATGTGGAATGAAGAAAAGGTGAACAATGAGTTAAAGACATACATGACCAAAGGTTTCAAAGATGTGAAAGAAATGTGTCAAACACATAATTGTGATCTTCGTATGGGAGCCTTTACACTTGCAGTTAACCGTGTAGCAAGGGCTACTGTCCTTAGAGGTTGGGAAGCTTAA